TGGCAAAATACGTAACGGTTACAATTGAAGTGGCTGATTTAGATGAGTTTTCATGGCAAAGTTATGCATTGGTCGAAGGTGAACCAGCAGTGATTAACTCAGAGTTAAATGCGACAAATGCAAGCTTAGAAAATGAATTTACAAAAATTGAGATTTTAGAAAATGGTAGTTTAAGCGTCTTGAATAAAGAAACAGGTAAGCAATTAGAGAATTTATTAGTTTTCGAAAATGTTGGAGATATTGCGAATGAATATATCTTTAAACAACCTAAAGGAGATGTTGCGTTACTTTCAACTGATTTCCCTTATGAAACAGCACTAATTGAAAATAATGGTTTATCAGCAACGATTCGTTTAACACATAAAATGGAAATCCCTGCTTCAGCGGATGAACTATTAAGCTATGAACAACAAGCAGTTATTGATTTCCGTAACCGTAATGCTAGTCGTTCAAATGTATTAGTACCATTTACGATTACAACAGATATTACATTAGAGCGTTTAGCAAAACACGTTGAATTTTCTACAAAAGTGAATAACAATGCGCAGGACCATCGTCTACGTGTCTTATTCCCAACGCAATTAAACGTTGAAACACATGAAGCTGATAGTATTTATGAAGTGGTAACGAGACCTAATAAGGTTTCTAAACATTGGGAAAATCCAACTAATCCACAACATCAACACGCATTCGTTAACTTACATGATGACAATTATAGTGTAACGGTTGGTAACTTTGGTTTAAATGAATATGAAATTGTCGACGATACTATTGCGGTGACGTTATTAAGAGCAGTAGGTGAACTAGGTGACTGGGGTTACTTCCCGACACCTGAAGCGCAATGTCAAGGTGACTTTGAATTTGAGTACAGTCTTGATTTGCATGCTCCGACTGAGCGTGTCCTATCATATAAAGCTGCTCAAGCGAGACAATATGCATTAATTGCGAAACAAACAAAAGTGGTAGCTGGAAGTTTACCAACTAACCATCAATATGTAGCGGTAACGGGTGATAATTTTGCGATAACGGCTTTAAAACGCCGTCAAGGTGACGATGCTTTAGTTCTAAGAGGTTATAATATGACCGAAGAAGCAACTGACTTAGCAATTGCTAAAGAAGGGATTTCTAAAACAGAGTTATTGAACCTGCTTGAAGAAGCGCAAGGCGAATGTCCGGATAAATTATCAGGACATGAAATTAGAACGATTGGTTTGATAAAATAATAAAGATTGTCATCATCAGGGAGCTAAGTTTGAAACTTGCTCCTTGATGTTTTTTTTAGAAAAACAAAAAAATATAGGTCAAAAGATCTAATTTAGTTTATAATAAATAAAAAGGCTTTCATTTTGAATTAAATGTCTAGCCATATAAAGGAGCTAATAACAATGTACGGAGCAATTGAGGCAGGAGGCACAAAATTTGTTTGTGCAGTGAGTAATGAAGCATTAGAAGTAGTAGCAAGAGTTAGTATTCCAACTGAAGCACCAGAGGTAACAATGCAAGCGGTTTACGAATTCTTTGATCAATATGAATTAACCAGTATGGGTGTTGGTTCATTCGGTCCGATTGATGTGAATGAAGCGTCACCTACTTATGGTTATATTACGTCTACGCCTAAATTAAAGTGGCAACATGTTAATTTATTAGGCATGCTAAAAGAACGTTACAATATTCCTATCGGATGGACGACAGATGTTAATGCGGCAGCTTATGGCGAATTAACGTTTGGAGCAGCTAAAAACAAGCAAAATTGTGTTTATTTAACAATTGGCACAGGTGTTGGTGGCGGAGGCGTTATTAACGGTCAATTATTACAAGGGTTCGGCCACCCTGAAATGGGGCATATTCATATTAAACGTCTTGAAGGTGATACGTTCGAAGGGGTTTGTCCATTCCATAAAGATTGTGTTGAAGGGCTAGTAGCTGGGCCAGCACTTGAAAAACGTACGGGTAAGAAAGGCGTTGAGGTGGCACCAGATGATGAGGTTTGGAAAATCCAAGCTCATTATATTGCGCAAGCTTTAATGACTTATACGTTAGTTTTATCACCAGAAACCATTATTCTAGGTGGTGGTGTTATGCATCAAGAACAACTTTTTCCACTAATTCGTGAAGCGTTTGCCGAATTAGTAGCGGGTTATGTAGCGTATCCAGATTTAGAAACGTACATTGTTCCAACTAAACTTGGTGATAATAGTGGGATTATGGGGTGCCTTCAATTAGCCAAAGAAGCTGCGCAATAAGCAATAAATAGTTGCAATAAATGACTTATTTGATGAGGAGAGTAAAATATGGCAATATTAGCATTTGATTGGGGCGGTACCAATGTTAAGTACGGTGTATGGCATGAGGAACAATTAATAGAGCAGGGGATTGATAAAACACCAAAGACGTTTGAAGAAATGAAGGTTTTATTACTGCATATTAAAACGACTTATGAAGATACATATGATTTTGAAGGTGTGGCAATCAGTGCGCCAGGTGCGGTAAATTATGAAACTGGCGTTATTGAAGGTTTAAGCGCCATTCCATATATTCACCATTTTGATATTAGACAGGAACTGACTGAGTTATTTGAGTTACCTGTTCGTTTTGAGAACGATGCGAATGCAGCAGGGATTGCGGAGACGTGGCAAGGAATAGCAAAAGGACTTGATAATGTTCTATTTGTTGTTTTAGGAACTGGAGTCGGTGGTGCGATTATTCAAAAAGGAAAATTAAATGTGGGAGCCCATCGTTATGGGGGCGAATTTGGTTTAATGTACTTGAATCATGAGAATACTTTTAGTGAACTAGGAACAGCCGTTAAAATGGCAGAACGGTATGCTCGTCGTAGTAATCAAAAAATTGACGAGGTAGATGCAAAAGAAGTTTTTGCTTTAGCTGAAGCAGGCGATGCTTTGGCCCAAGATGAGGTGAATAATTTCTATAATTACTTATCGCAAGGGTTATTTAGTTTGATGTTCTGTTTTGATCCAGATTGTATTGTTATTGGAGGTGGTGTATCAGCTAAAGAAGGTTTAGTTGATGAAGCAACACGTCGAGTTCAGCAAAAGATAGACGCTCTAGGTATTAAGAATTACCCCGCTGATATTCGTGCTTGCCAATTTGGTAATGATGCCAATCTTATTGGGGCAGTAGCTTCTTATTATCAACAACTGTAAAATCCAAGCGAGGATAAGTATTTTTACTTGTCATCGCTCTAGATTGTGGTATGTTTAATAAGTAAACATTTTGATTGAGGAGTTGCTAATGATGAAAAAAAATAAAGATATTGAAGTATTAATTGAAGAAACAACTAAAAATAAAAATGGCGAAACTGTGACAGTTTATGAAATGAAAATTGGTAAAAAAACCATTGGAACAGTTGAAGCTACAGCAAATAATAAGTTTGAAGTTTATTATGATCAAGAGTTAATTAGTACGGTTAAAAATTTAGATGAAGGTTTTGAAGAGATTATCCGTCAATGGAATTTATTCCAATAACAATAAATATCAAAAAAATAAAAAAATTTAAAAAAGTACTTGCATTAGTCAACTTTTTTATGTATGATATAAAAGTAGTCAGGTGAGCAACACCTGATAGCTGGAGGGGTAGCGAAGTGGCTAAACGCGGCGGACTGTAAATCCGCTCCTTCGGGTTCGGCAGTTCGAATCTGCCCCCCTCCATTATATTGGGCTATAGCCAAGCGGTAAGGCAACGGACTTTGACTCCGTCACTCGTTGGTTCGAATCCAGCTAGCCCAGTCTAAGCTACTTTCAAAAGAAAGTAGCTTTTTATTTTTATATCCATTTGAAAACGTATACAATTATTGGTATTGTGGTTTTTATCTAGTCAGTTACCCTGATTAATGATAGAATAATTTATAATGTAAGTAGTTTAAGGAGGCTATTATGACACAATTTGTTACAATTGAACAATTAGTCAATGAACTAGAGTTAGATGTCTATTCTGGTCATGAATTTTTAGATAGAAAAATTACAACTGCAGATATTTCTAGGCCGGGCTTAGAATTAACGGGTTATTTTAATTATTATCCATCTGAACGTATTCAATTATTTGGTAAGAAAGAAACAACTTTTTTAGATAGAATGTCTTCAGATGAAAAAAGAATTGTGATGAAGAAGCTATGTGCTGACGAAACTCCGGTTTTTGTTTATTCTAGAGGCTTAACGCCGACTGCTGAGTTAGTTGAAGCGGCCAATGAAAAAGGTGTACCAGTTTTAACCACAAGACGTTCGACGTCTCGTATTTCTGGAGTGATGTCTAATTTTATCGATTCTAAGTTAGCACCTAGAACATCGATTCATGGCGTACTAATGGAAATTTATGGTTTAGGTGTCTTAATTCAAGGGGACAGTGGAATCGGTAAAAGTGAAACGGGTTTAGAGTTAATTAAAAAAGGTCATCGTTTAGTAGCGGATGATCGCGTGGATGTTTATCAACAAGATGAACGTACAGTTATTGGTGAACCAGCACCTATCCTAGAACATTTAATGGAAATTCGTGGTATAGGGATTGTCGATATTATGAATTTGTTTGGGGCAAGTTCAGTTAGAAGAAGTGTGCCTGTTCAATTAGTTGTTAGGCTGGAACATTGGACGCCTGATAAACAATTTGACCGCTTAGGCGGTGCAGAACAAACCTTTAGAATTGCTGATGTCGATGTACCGATGATTTCTATTCCGGTCAAAACGGGACGAAACGTGGCTATTATTATTGAAGTGGCAGCGATGAACTTCCGTGCGAAGACAATGGGGTACAACGCAACCCAAAAATTTGAAGATAATTTATCAAAATTAATTGAAACCAATTCAGAACAATAGAAAGTAGGGAGAATCATGCTAGTTGCACAAATTAATCCTGTCGCTTTTAAGTTGTTCGGGTTAGAAATTCGTTGGTATGCGCTAATAATTGTTTTTGGTATTATTGTAGCAGGATGGTTAGCGACAAGAGAATCAAAAAAAATGGGTTATCAAGAAGATGATATTGTTGATTTTATGCTATGGGCATTACCTTTATCTATTTTAGGGGCAAGATTGTACTATGTCATTTTCGAGTGGTCGTATTATTCGCAGCATCCAACTGAAATTTTAAATATTAGAAACGGTGGTTTGGCTATTTATGGTGGTTTATTAACAGGCGCCCTGGTGACGTATTTCTTTACACGTAAACGTTACTACTCTATATGGAAATTTTTAGATGTTGCCACACCTGGAGTGATAATAGCACAAGCAATTGGACGTTGGGGTAATTTTGCTAATCATGAAGCTTATGGTGGCGAAACGACTCGTACATTTTTAGAAAAATTACGTTTACCGTCATTCATTATTGATAATATGAAAATTGATGGACTGTATCGTCAACCGACTTTCTTGTATGAAAGTAGTTGGAATGTGATTGGTTTTATCCTATTGCTTATTTTAAGACGTCAAAATTTTTTGAGACAGGGTGAAATCTTTTTAACCTATGTCATGTGGTATTCATTTGGACGATTTTTTGTAGAAGGTATGAGAACAGATAGTTTATACTTGTTTGGTAATATTCGCGTGTCACAAGCGTTATCAGCCGTATTATTCATTTTGGCTATTATCACTATGATTTATCGCCGAAAAGTCGTAAAACCACCACTATACAATATTAGAGGTGTAAGATAATTGGTAAAAATAGAAACAGTATTATTTGATTTCGATGGCACACTAGCTGACACGAATTCATTAATCGCACAATCGTATTTACATGTATTAGACAAATATTTTCCTGGAAAATTTCAAACCGAAGAATCTGTCCTAGCTTTTAACGGCCCGTCATTAGAAGAAGTTTTTTCATCTTTAGACAAAGCGAATGCTGAACAGATGATTAAGGAATACCGTGAATATAATCATGCTAGACATGACGAGTTTATTGAAGTTTTCCCAGATGTACCAGAAGTTTTGGCAAGCTTAAAAAAAGCTGGCGTTAAACTAGCTGTGGTATCTACTAAGAAAAAAGAATTGTTACAACATGGACTGGAATTTTTAAATATTCATGAGTATTTTGATGTTATTCTTGGTAGTGGTGATTTCACTAAAGTTAAACCAAATCCAGAATCATTGAATATCGCGATGGAGCGCTTAGAGGCGAATCGAGAATCGACCATGATGATTGGGGATAATCCGCAAGATATTGAAGCGGCTAATCGCGCAGGGGTTAAAGGGGTTTTTGTCGAATGGTCTTGTAAGTCACTAGCGGATGTTGCAAGTTATCAACCGTATAAAACGGTAAAAACGATGAGGGATTTAGAGCAATTAATCATTGCTGAAAATAATGGAGGAGACAAATGAAACAAAAAGTAGCGGTTTTAGGAACAGGTTCTTGGGGATTGGCGTTAGGTCAAACCTTAATTGAAAATGGTCATGATGTGGTAATGTGGGGACGTGATGAAGCACAAGTTGCGGAAATTCAAGAGCATCATACGAACAAAGCTTATTTGCCTAATATTGTTTTCCCAGAAAGATTAACGGCAACAACTAATATGGCAGATGCTGTTCAAGATGCTGATGCTATTTTGTTTGTTGTGCCGACAAAAGCAATTAGACAAGTTGCACGACAATTAGTCGACGTATTAACCACGGTACCTGTTATTATCCATGCGAGTAAAGGATTCGAACAAGAAACTCACTTTAGAATTTCTGAAATTTTAGCACAAGAAATTCCATCAAACAAAAGAAAAGATATCGTTGTTTTATCAGGGCCAAGTCATGCCGAAGAAGTAGCCGTTCATGATTTAACAACGATTACAGCAGCAAGTAAAAATGAAGCGTATGCTATTTACGTTCAAAAATTATTTAGTAACGGTTATTTCCGTGTCTACACGAATGATGATGTGATCGGTGTTGAAACTGGAGCAGCTCTAAAAAATATTATCGCTTTAGGAGCAGGTGCTATTCATGGGTTAGGTTTAGGTGATAATGCGAAGGCTGCTATTATGACGCGTGGATTAGCTGAAATTACTCGTTTAGGTGTTGCAATGGGAGCCGATCCGTTAACGTTCATCGGTTTAAGTGGTTTCGGTGACTTAATCGTTACATGTACGAGTATCCATTCTCGTAACTGGAGAACAGGTGACATGTTAGGGAAAGGTAAGAGTTTAGACGAGATTTTGTCTTCAATGGGGATGATTGTTGAAGGGGTATCAACGACTAAATCAGCTTATGAACTAGCGCAAGAGTTAGAAGTTGAAATGCCAATTACCGAGGCAATTTATCAAGTCCTATATGAAAACAAGGATGTTCATTACGTTATCGAGGAAATGATGAAACGTGATAATAAATCAGAAAAAGAATTTTAATAAAAACTAAGCAGTCTGAAAAGGGGAATGTGAAGATGACCGAATCAAAAGTGAGAAAAGCGATTATTCCAGCAGCAGGGTTAGGGACACGATTTTTACCTGCTACTAAAGCGATGGCTAAAGAAATGTTGCCAATTGTTGACAAACCAACGATTCAATTTATTGTTGAAGAAGCACTTGCATCAGGAATTGAAGATATTTTAATCGTGACAGGTAAAGCGAAGCGTCCGATTGAAGACCATTTTGATGCTAACTTAGAATTAGAAATGAACTTAAAAGAAAAAGGTAAATGGGAATTATTAGAAACAGTTGAAGCAACTACTGGTATTAATTTACATTTCATTCGTCAATCACGTGCATTAGGTTTAGGGCATGCTGTTTCATTAGGGAAAGCCTTTGTAGGGAACGAACCGTTTGTCGTGATGTTAGGTGATGACATTATGACGGATGAAATACCGTTAACTAAACAATTAATTGATAACTATAATGAAACAAAGGCTTCAACTATTGCGGTGATGGAAGTCCCACATGAAGATACATCAAAATATGGTATTATTGCACCAGAAGCTGAAGTGAAACCAGGTTTATTCAATGTTAGCCACTTTGTTGAAAAACCAAATCCAGATGAAGCACCAAGTGATTTAGCGATTATTGGTCGCTATTTATTCACACCAGAAATTTTTGATTTATTAGAAAAACAAGAACCTGGTGCAGGTGGAGAAATTCAATTAACAGACGCGATTGATGAGCTAAATAAAACACAACGCGTGTTTGGTCACAAGTTCAATGGCAAACGTTATGATGTGGGGGATAAATTCGGATTCTTAAAATCAAGTATCGAGTATGGTTTAGAGCATCCTGAAGTGAAAGGTCAATTACATGATTTTATTATTGAACTAGGTAAACAATTAGCAAAGGCTGATAAAAAAACTTCAACCAAAACTGAATCAAACGTTGAAGTGGAAGCAGAATAATAATAAAAAAGAACGAAGCTGTGGCTTCGTTCTTTTGCTATTTATTGATAATCTTCATAATAATGTTGCTGATAATAATTCATTTGTTCG
This is a stretch of genomic DNA from Vagococcus zengguangii. It encodes these proteins:
- a CDS encoding DUF2969 family protein codes for the protein MMKKNKDIEVLIEETTKNKNGETVTVYEMKIGKKTIGTVEATANNKFEVYYDQELISTVKNLDEGFEEIIRQWNLFQ
- a CDS encoding ROK family protein codes for the protein MYGAIEAGGTKFVCAVSNEALEVVARVSIPTEAPEVTMQAVYEFFDQYELTSMGVGSFGPIDVNEASPTYGYITSTPKLKWQHVNLLGMLKERYNIPIGWTTDVNAAAYGELTFGAAKNKQNCVYLTIGTGVGGGGVINGQLLQGFGHPEMGHIHIKRLEGDTFEGVCPFHKDCVEGLVAGPALEKRTGKKGVEVAPDDEVWKIQAHYIAQALMTYTLVLSPETIILGGGVMHQEQLFPLIREAFAELVAGYVAYPDLETYIVPTKLGDNSGIMGCLQLAKEAAQ
- the galU gene encoding UTP--glucose-1-phosphate uridylyltransferase GalU encodes the protein MTESKVRKAIIPAAGLGTRFLPATKAMAKEMLPIVDKPTIQFIVEEALASGIEDILIVTGKAKRPIEDHFDANLELEMNLKEKGKWELLETVEATTGINLHFIRQSRALGLGHAVSLGKAFVGNEPFVVMLGDDIMTDEIPLTKQLIDNYNETKASTIAVMEVPHEDTSKYGIIAPEAEVKPGLFNVSHFVEKPNPDEAPSDLAIIGRYLFTPEIFDLLEKQEPGAGGEIQLTDAIDELNKTQRVFGHKFNGKRYDVGDKFGFLKSSIEYGLEHPEVKGQLHDFIIELGKQLAKADKKTSTKTESNVEVEAE
- a CDS encoding ROK family protein, whose protein sequence is MAILAFDWGGTNVKYGVWHEEQLIEQGIDKTPKTFEEMKVLLLHIKTTYEDTYDFEGVAISAPGAVNYETGVIEGLSAIPYIHHFDIRQELTELFELPVRFENDANAAGIAETWQGIAKGLDNVLFVVLGTGVGGAIIQKGKLNVGAHRYGGEFGLMYLNHENTFSELGTAVKMAERYARRSNQKIDEVDAKEVFALAEAGDALAQDEVNNFYNYLSQGLFSLMFCFDPDCIVIGGGVSAKEGLVDEATRRVQQKIDALGIKNYPADIRACQFGNDANLIGAVASYYQQL
- the ppaX gene encoding pyrophosphatase PpaX, coding for MVKIETVLFDFDGTLADTNSLIAQSYLHVLDKYFPGKFQTEESVLAFNGPSLEEVFSSLDKANAEQMIKEYREYNHARHDEFIEVFPDVPEVLASLKKAGVKLAVVSTKKKELLQHGLEFLNIHEYFDVILGSGDFTKVKPNPESLNIAMERLEANRESTMMIGDNPQDIEAANRAGVKGVFVEWSCKSLADVASYQPYKTVKTMRDLEQLIIAENNGGDK
- the lgt gene encoding prolipoprotein diacylglyceryl transferase, with the translated sequence MLVAQINPVAFKLFGLEIRWYALIIVFGIIVAGWLATRESKKMGYQEDDIVDFMLWALPLSILGARLYYVIFEWSYYSQHPTEILNIRNGGLAIYGGLLTGALVTYFFTRKRYYSIWKFLDVATPGVIIAQAIGRWGNFANHEAYGGETTRTFLEKLRLPSFIIDNMKIDGLYRQPTFLYESSWNVIGFILLLILRRQNFLRQGEIFLTYVMWYSFGRFFVEGMRTDSLYLFGNIRVSQALSAVLFILAIITMIYRRKVVKPPLYNIRGVR
- the hprK gene encoding HPr(Ser) kinase/phosphatase → MTQFVTIEQLVNELELDVYSGHEFLDRKITTADISRPGLELTGYFNYYPSERIQLFGKKETTFLDRMSSDEKRIVMKKLCADETPVFVYSRGLTPTAELVEAANEKGVPVLTTRRSTSRISGVMSNFIDSKLAPRTSIHGVLMEIYGLGVLIQGDSGIGKSETGLELIKKGHRLVADDRVDVYQQDERTVIGEPAPILEHLMEIRGIGIVDIMNLFGASSVRRSVPVQLVVRLEHWTPDKQFDRLGGAEQTFRIADVDVPMISIPVKTGRNVAIIIEVAAMNFRAKTMGYNATQKFEDNLSKLIETNSEQ
- a CDS encoding NAD(P)H-dependent glycerol-3-phosphate dehydrogenase yields the protein MKQKVAVLGTGSWGLALGQTLIENGHDVVMWGRDEAQVAEIQEHHTNKAYLPNIVFPERLTATTNMADAVQDADAILFVVPTKAIRQVARQLVDVLTTVPVIIHASKGFEQETHFRISEILAQEIPSNKRKDIVVLSGPSHAEEVAVHDLTTITAASKNEAYAIYVQKLFSNGYFRVYTNDDVIGVETGAALKNIIALGAGAIHGLGLGDNAKAAIMTRGLAEITRLGVAMGADPLTFIGLSGFGDLIVTCTSIHSRNWRTGDMLGKGKSLDEILSSMGMIVEGVSTTKSAYELAQELEVEMPITEAIYQVLYENKDVHYVIEEMMKRDNKSEKEF